The genomic interval CAAACGTACGCTATGGTAAGTTGGAAAATGGTCTTACTTACTATGTACGCAAAAACACAGAACCCAAGCAGCGTGCTGAGTTCTACATTGCCCAAAACGTAGGAGCAATCCTGGAGGAGGATAGCCAAAACGGATTAGCCCACTTCCTGGAGCATATGGCTTTCAATGGAACTAAGAACTTCCCGGGCAAGGGTATCATCAACTACTTTGAGACCGTTGGGGTGAAATTTGGGTTTAACATCAACGCTTTCACCTCAGTAGATGAAACAGTTTATAACCTATCCGATGTTCCAACTACCCGCGAGGGTATTATTGATAGCGCTTTACTGGTTCTACATGATTGGTCGCACTTTATTTCGCTTCTTCCCGAGGAGATTGAATCAGAGCGAGGTGTAATCCGCGAGGAGTGGCGTACAGGCCGTAACGCTGAGCGCAGAATGTATAAACAGCTCATGCCTGTTATGTACAAGGGATCTAAGTATGCTGAGCGTGATGTAATAGGCGATATCAATGTTATCAACAACTTTAAGCATCAAGAACTGGTTGACTACTACAATAAATGGTATCGTCCCGATTTACAATCGATTGTAGTGGTTGGTGATATTGATGTTGATCAGGTTGAGGCCAAGATTAAATCGTTATTTGCTGATATTCCAGCTCCGGTTAATCCTGCACCCCGTCCTTTCTATGAACTTCCCGACAACGATGAGCCCCTTGTAGGTGTTGCTACCGATCCGGAGGCTCGCAATGCCATCATGTACCTATACTTTAAGGCGCCGGCAACACCTAAGGATGCTAAAAACTTGGGTTATCTCCGTACCGATATGGTAAATGAGCTCATCTCGTCGATGATTTCATCACGATTAAACGAACTTGTTCAGAAACCTAATCCTCCCTTTGTGTTTGCTGCATCGGGTTACGTCAATCTGGTTAGAACCAAGGATGCTCTTGCATTTTATGCAGCCCTTCGCCCCGATAACATGATTGATGGTGTTAAGGGACTTATTCGTGAGTCAGAACGCGTAAAACAATATGGATTCAATGCTACAGAGCTCGATAGGGCAAAATCCGATTACTTACGCTCACTTGAGAATCAACTCAAGGAAAAGGACAAACAAAAGAACGAGAAGTACGTTTGGGAATGTGTTGATCATTTCCTGAAAGGCGAACCCATGCCAGGTATCGAGTTTGAATACATGTTAGCCTCACAAATAATGCCTACCATTAAGATTGAAGAGATAAATGCGGTTGCCAAACAGCTCGTTACGGATAAAAACGTCATTCTAACCCTTATGGCTCCCCAAAAGGATGGCATCACTGTTCCAAGTCAAGAACAACTGCTAGTCGCACTGAAGGAAGTAAAGGCCGAAAATATTGAGGCTTACGTTGATAAGGTAATAACCAAGCCATTGGTTGAAAAAATTGAAAAGCCCGGTAAGGTTAAGAAGGAAAATGCAAAGAATGTATTCGGCACTACCGAATGGATTCTCTCCAATGGTGTAAAGGTGATTGTTAAACAAACCGATTTCAAGGAAGACCAGGTTGTTGTTGATGCTTTCAGTGCAGGTGGGGTTTCGCTTGCATCCATCGATGAGCTACCCTCGGCTAGCATGGCTACCCAAATTGTTACCAATGCCGGTGTGGGCGAATTTACCAGCACTGACCTTGAAAAGATGCTTGCTGGCAAGATGGTTAATGTACGTCCGGTTATTGCCGAGAGCTATGAGGGTTTTAGCGGTGAAGCATCGCCTAAGGATTTTGAAACCTTACTACAGCTCATCTACTTGTACATGACAGCACCACGTGCCGATGAGGAAAACTTCAATACCTATATGGGTAGAATGAAGGCTTTCATGGCCAATGCCTCGTCCGACCCACGCATGGCCTTCCGCGATAGCATTACCGTTGCCCTGGCAAATCACAACCCCAGGGTTATGCCAATGAACCTTGATTACCTAAACAAGGTTGACTATAACAAGAGCATCAACTTCTATAAGAATCGCTTTGCCGATGCTTCCGATTTCACTTTCATCTTTACCGGAAATGTTAGCCCAGTTGAGATTAAGCCTTTGGTTGAAAAATACCTGGGTGCATTGCCCACCGTTAAGCGTAAGGATGTTGCCAAGGATAATGGTGTAAGACCTCCTAAAGGCAAGGTTCAGAATTACTTTACAAAGCCAATGCAAACCACCAAGTCGTCAGTATTTGTTGGGTTTACCGGTGAGGTTGAGTATAACGTGATGAACGATATACTTGCCGACTACCTCACATCCATATTACGCAATCGTTACCTTGAGGAAATTCGTGAAAAAGAAGGTGGTACTTATGGTGTTGGAGTTAGGGTATCGCTTCGTAAATTCCCTGTAAACTCCTTTGTGGTTCAGATCCAGTTCGATACCGATCCTAAGCTTCGCGATAAGCTAATTGGTATTGTTTACTCTGAGATTGAAAAGATTAAGACCAATGGACCATTGGCCGATGATCTGAACAAGAGCAAGGAGTTCATGCTCAAGGAATACGAGCAAAACCAGCGCGAAAACTCTTACTGGACTAATGTGATTAGGGCAAAATACGAGGATGGCCTTGATTTTGACTCAAAGTATGTGGAGATGGTAAAGGCTGTTGATGTGAATGCCATTAAGGAATTTGCCAATAAGATTTTTGGACAGGGTAATGTTGTTGAGGTAGTAATGACTTCCGAAGAACAGAAATAGCATTAGGTTTTTCAATACAAAGGGGTATCCGTAATGGGTACCCCTTTTTTGTTGATAGGAAAGTTTTTCCTATCATTGTACAAACATCGTTGTTATGAGAACTCTACTATCCCTGGTGCTAACTATTATATGCAGTATTGATTTTGCTCAATACGATAGCACCCTACGCTTAATTTTTATTGGTGATGTAATGGGCCATGCTCCTCAAATCCAATCGGCATATGATAGCTCAACCGGGCGATACGATTACACCGACGTTTTTTCTGAATTAAAAGGCTTGCTCACTAGTGCCGATTATTCCATTGCCAACCTCGAGGTAACTTTAGGAGGAGAACCCTATACCGGTTACCCTCAGTTTAGCTCACCCGATGAACTTGTCGATGGTTTAATGGCGGCAGGCGTTAATGTTTTGGTTACTGCCAATAACCATTCCGTTGATAGGGGAGGGGATGGTATAAGGAGAACCATTGATGTTCTTGCGGCCAAAAACTTACTTTTTACAGGGACATTCCTCGATTCAACTGACAAGTCAATTCGAAATCCTATTGTTCTAAATAAAAATGGGGTAAAACTTGCCTTGCTTAACTATACCTATGGAACCAATGGAATTCCAGTCCCAAGCCCATACTTGGTCAATTTGATTGATACAGTTAGCATGGCAAATGATATTGCTAGGGCACAAGCTCTAGGAGTGGACGATATTGTTGTGTTTATTCACTGGGGCAATGAGTACGAACGTTTACCCAACATGCAGCAGAAACGATTAGCTGGTTGGCTGCATGGGAAAGGGGTGCGTATTATTATTGGTTCGCACCCCCATGTTGTTCAGCCCGCTGAGTTTAACCGTTTCGAGAACGATTTTAGGCTGGTTGTTTACTCGCTTGGCAACTTTGTTTCCAACCAGCGTCGAAGGTACTGCGATGGAGGTTTAGTTGTTCTTGTTGATTTAATGAAGCAAAATGGAAAGCTAGAAGTAAGTGGTGTGGGATACATTCCGGTTTGGGTTGATACATATTTTTCAAAGGGAAAGCGCAAGTATAAGGTTTTCCCTGTGGGGATGTATGAGGGCAAAAGCAATCAGTTCCTTTCAGCAGCAAGCGACTCCGCTTTCAAGGTTTTTGTTGATGATACTCGTAGTTTGCTGAACGCCAACAATATAAATTTCCCCGAAGTAAAGCTAGTAAATGGCGAATGGGTGGTGCCTTTGCTTAGTCGTTAAGCAAATCCCTAACAACCACTGAGGCGATCATGCAACCAAAGAGTGGCGGCATGTACGAAATGGTTCCAATGGTAGTTTTCTTATTGGGTTCACCCTCGCAGGGCCTTGTGGCATTCTCGGGAACTTCCTCGGGCGAATAAACAACCTTAACCCCCTGCCGTATTCCCAAGCGGTGTAGCCGTTTTCTTAGGATTCTGGCAAGTGGGCATCCATGCGATTCTGAAATATCGGAAATCCTTACCATTGTTGGGTCGAGTTTTCCTCCGCTCCCCATTGAACTCACCACTCGCTGTCCAAACCGAAGGGCATCGTGAATAAGAAAAACCTTAGGCGAAAGAGTGTCAATAGCATCTACTACGTAATCGTATTTATGGCTTAGCAGTGCAGTAAGCCGTTCGTCCCTCAGGTACTCCTGAATTACGGTTAGCTTTAGGTTTGGGTTTATGTCCAGTAACCGTTTCCCAATATACTCTGCTTTTGGTTGGCCAACACTACTGTGAAGTGCCGGCAATTGGCGATTAATGTTTGATTCGTGGATAGTATCGCCATCAGCAATGGTTAGTGCACCAATTCCTGCACGGCAGATTTGTTCGGCTGCGTATGCGCCTACTCCGCCAAGCCCAATAATTAGCACATGCTTTTGCGATAACTTTTCAACGGCCTTGCCGCCAAGTAATAGTTTAGTTCGTTCAATCCAGGTGGGAACCATATCATATTTTTTGCTCAGCAAAGGTCGTAATCAGTATCATTAAATCCAATAACCTTTACTTGCTTTTATCGGAAAGGGTGATCCCAAAAAATGTTAACAGGTTTTGGTTTGTAACACTAACAAGTTCCTCTATGGTGGAGTCAAGAATATCGGCGGCTGCGTCGTAAACCTCATAAATGGGTATCTCGGTATCGTCAGTTTCAAGGAATAGTTTATTTCTTGGAACAAGCGTTAAAGCCTCTGCTAACTCTGGTGTAGCATGTATGAGAGCGGTTCCAAATGAGAGGTAGAATCCATTGTCAACAAGCTGTTTGGCTACATCGGCTTTGGCTCTAAAGCCATGTATGGCCTTAGGTAGTCCCCTATATTTTGATTTTGATAGAATTGCTATTAGCTCAGTCCAGCATCTAACACAGTGAATTATTATTGGCTTTTTAGATTCGTTGGCAGTTTCAAGAATTTTCTCAAAAATATCGATTTGATTCTTTAAAGGAGCGCCTTTTAGCCTATCTAACCCTATTTCCCCTATTCCAATAAAATCAGGTTGCTTAGCCAGCTCATTTAGCTTGCCAAGCCATTGGCTAATCTCACTGCTTTCGGTTTTCCAGGGGTGTAAACCAATTGTTTTGTAGTGCGATGAACTATAAAGGTTAAAACTATCAACATCGTAAGGCACAACACAAATGCTATTGCTGTTGAATTGAGGTTTATGTGTGTGAAAGTTAACCAGCTTCATTGTTAAATTCTTTAGGTGATTTTGAACTAAGTTAACCAAGTATTCGGAATCCTATAATATCAAATGACTGTTGAATATCTTTAACCTGAACATTTTCTACATTTGAATGAGCAGGTCCCTGGTTACACAGAAAAACCAGTTGCTCAAGCTGGCTGTTTGTTCCGCTTGCTTCAATGTAAACATCGCCATTGGGCAAGTTCCTCACAAAACCATTCACACCAATTTCATTAGCATGGCGCATTACAAAGTATCTAAAACCAACACCCTGAACCTTTCCCTTTACCGTTATTGCAATGGTTTTCATTCTATGAAAAAAATGATATATTTACCAAAGTTATTGAATAAGAACGAAAAAGCAAATGATACTAGATTACTTTTTGCTTGTATTATCGATTACGCTAATACTGCTGGGGCTTGTAGGGTGTATTTTACCTGTAATTCCAGGGCCGCCGCTAGCGTGGCTGGGGCTGCTGCTGGCAAAGTTTACATCGTTTTGCTCTGTGGACTGGATCACCATTATGGTTATGGCAGGAGTAACTCTAATTGTAACCCTGCTCGATTACTTGTTCCCTGCCTGGATAGCCAAAAAAATGGGTGGAAGTAATTGGGGCGCCTGGGGTACAATCATTGGCCTACTTGTTGGGGTAGTATTTTTAGGGCCACTTGGAGCCGTTGTTGGACCTTTTGTAGGAGCGCTTGTTGGCGAGATGCTAAGGAAACAACCCCAAAATAATACCAAAAATAATCCCTGGCTTTCGGCAGTAGGATCATTTCTTGGATTTATGTTAGGAGTAGGTGTAAAGCTAATTACAGTAGGTGTAATAATCTACTTTTTAATAGTTAGCTTTTAATCTTTAGGATTTAGTATCGGGCTCCTCCTCTTTACCCTTGCTTGCTTGGGGTTGATCGGTTTTTCGGAATGCGCTATTAACCTTAATATTCCGACCCTTAACCTGAGTGTCGTTAAGTTCTTTTATGGCTTTCTGAGCCGATTCCTCATTATCGAACTCAACAAAACCGTAGCCTTTCGATTTTCCGGTAGCACGATCGGTAATGATTTTTGCTGAAACCACATTTCCAAAAGGCGAGCAAAGTTCCTTTAATTCATCGGCGGTCATTGTATACGCGATGTTTCCAATATAAATCATCATAATGGCAGAAGTTTAAAAATCCAAATAAATTTAGGAGTTAGTATTAAAAAATGCAAAAAAAAAGCAGCTTTTTTTAAAGCTGCTTTTAAAAATGCGGGTAGGTTGCTATTGTCCTAATGTGGCAACCATTACTGCTTTTATAGTGTGTACGCGGTTTTCAGCTTCGTCAAAAACAATTGAAGCATCCGATTCAAAAACGTCCTCGGTAACCTCCATGGCTTCCAACCCAAACTTTTTGTAGATCTCTTCACCGATTACTGTTTCGCGGTTATGGAACGCTGGTAAGCAGTGCATGAACTTGCAGTTTGGATTGCCTGTCAATTCCATTGCCTTACGGTTAACCTGATAGGGTTTAAGAAGTTTTATTCGTTCCTCCCAAACTGAATCGGGTTCGCCCATCGATACCCATACGTCGGTATACAGGAAGTCGCAGCCCTTAACTCCTTCTTCAATACTCTCAGTTAAAGTTATTTTAGCACCAGTGGTTTTGGCAATCTCTTGGCATGTTTTAACAAGTTCCTCGTTAGGCCAGCAAGCCTTTGGTGCGCAAGCCCT from Tenuifilum sp. 4138str carries:
- a CDS encoding M16 family metallopeptidase, with product MTIKKSIVLTFSMLVLASIQVLGQGWNTPVPVDPNVRYGKLENGLTYYVRKNTEPKQRAEFYIAQNVGAILEEDSQNGLAHFLEHMAFNGTKNFPGKGIINYFETVGVKFGFNINAFTSVDETVYNLSDVPTTREGIIDSALLVLHDWSHFISLLPEEIESERGVIREEWRTGRNAERRMYKQLMPVMYKGSKYAERDVIGDINVINNFKHQELVDYYNKWYRPDLQSIVVVGDIDVDQVEAKIKSLFADIPAPVNPAPRPFYELPDNDEPLVGVATDPEARNAIMYLYFKAPATPKDAKNLGYLRTDMVNELISSMISSRLNELVQKPNPPFVFAASGYVNLVRTKDALAFYAALRPDNMIDGVKGLIRESERVKQYGFNATELDRAKSDYLRSLENQLKEKDKQKNEKYVWECVDHFLKGEPMPGIEFEYMLASQIMPTIKIEEINAVAKQLVTDKNVILTLMAPQKDGITVPSQEQLLVALKEVKAENIEAYVDKVITKPLVEKIEKPGKVKKENAKNVFGTTEWILSNGVKVIVKQTDFKEDQVVVDAFSAGGVSLASIDELPSASMATQIVTNAGVGEFTSTDLEKMLAGKMVNVRPVIAESYEGFSGEASPKDFETLLQLIYLYMTAPRADEENFNTYMGRMKAFMANASSDPRMAFRDSITVALANHNPRVMPMNLDYLNKVDYNKSINFYKNRFADASDFTFIFTGNVSPVEIKPLVEKYLGALPTVKRKDVAKDNGVRPPKGKVQNYFTKPMQTTKSSVFVGFTGEVEYNVMNDILADYLTSILRNRYLEEIREKEGGTYGVGVRVSLRKFPVNSFVVQIQFDTDPKLRDKLIGIVYSEIEKIKTNGPLADDLNKSKEFMLKEYEQNQRENSYWTNVIRAKYEDGLDFDSKYVEMVKAVDVNAIKEFANKIFGQGNVVEVVMTSEEQK
- a CDS encoding CapA family protein, coding for MRTLLSLVLTIICSIDFAQYDSTLRLIFIGDVMGHAPQIQSAYDSSTGRYDYTDVFSELKGLLTSADYSIANLEVTLGGEPYTGYPQFSSPDELVDGLMAAGVNVLVTANNHSVDRGGDGIRRTIDVLAAKNLLFTGTFLDSTDKSIRNPIVLNKNGVKLALLNYTYGTNGIPVPSPYLVNLIDTVSMANDIARAQALGVDDIVVFIHWGNEYERLPNMQQKRLAGWLHGKGVRIIIGSHPHVVQPAEFNRFENDFRLVVYSLGNFVSNQRRRYCDGGLVVLVDLMKQNGKLEVSGVGYIPVWVDTYFSKGKRKYKVFPVGMYEGKSNQFLSAASDSAFKVFVDDTRSLLNANNINFPEVKLVNGEWVVPLLSR
- a CDS encoding tRNA threonylcarbamoyladenosine dehydratase yields the protein MVPTWIERTKLLLGGKAVEKLSQKHVLIIGLGGVGAYAAEQICRAGIGALTIADGDTIHESNINRQLPALHSSVGQPKAEYIGKRLLDINPNLKLTVIQEYLRDERLTALLSHKYDYVVDAIDTLSPKVFLIHDALRFGQRVVSSMGSGGKLDPTMVRISDISESHGCPLARILRKRLHRLGIRQGVKVVYSPEEVPENATRPCEGEPNKKTTIGTISYMPPLFGCMIASVVVRDLLND
- a CDS encoding TatD family hydrolase — encoded protein: MKLVNFHTHKPQFNSNSICVVPYDVDSFNLYSSSHYKTIGLHPWKTESSEISQWLGKLNELAKQPDFIGIGEIGLDRLKGAPLKNQIDIFEKILETANESKKPIIIHCVRCWTELIAILSKSKYRGLPKAIHGFRAKADVAKQLVDNGFYLSFGTALIHATPELAEALTLVPRNKLFLETDDTEIPIYEVYDAAADILDSTIEELVSVTNQNLLTFFGITLSDKSK
- a CDS encoding acylphosphatase, whose translation is MKTIAITVKGKVQGVGFRYFVMRHANEIGVNGFVRNLPNGDVYIEASGTNSQLEQLVFLCNQGPAHSNVENVQVKDIQQSFDIIGFRILG
- a CDS encoding DUF456 domain-containing protein, which encodes MILDYFLLVLSITLILLGLVGCILPVIPGPPLAWLGLLLAKFTSFCSVDWITIMVMAGVTLIVTLLDYLFPAWIAKKMGGSNWGAWGTIIGLLVGVVFLGPLGAVVGPFVGALVGEMLRKQPQNNTKNNPWLSAVGSFLGFMLGVGVKLITVGVIIYFLIVSF
- a CDS encoding RNA recognition motif domain-containing protein, with the translated sequence MMIYIGNIAYTMTADELKELCSPFGNVVSAKIITDRATGKSKGYGFVEFDNEESAQKAIKELNDTQVKGRNIKVNSAFRKTDQPQASKGKEEEPDTKS